In the Archocentrus centrarchus isolate MPI-CPG fArcCen1 chromosome 11, fArcCen1, whole genome shotgun sequence genome, gtttatacagcactttgcatttaaccattagttattattaatttctggctctctcTTCCATGGTATATCTTTTGTCCTTCCCATTGTCGCAAGTGGTTGCTCATAGGGTTTCGTCTGattttgggggttttctctAATATTttaaggtctttaccttataatataaagcaccttgaagtgacttttgctgcaatttagcactatataaatcaaactgaactgaactgtttGGGTTTATACTGATCAGCTGGTGAGTAGGTATAAAGGAGATGTTTGAGTATGATTATAATGAGTGCTTTCCCCCTCGCTCTCTGTACATTTTCCCAGTTGGAGAAAAGCGTAAACCCTCTGAGCCTCTTTCCCATGAGGAAAACAAGAGACCCAGGGTGGTTGGCGACATCCCCATGGACCTCATCAACGAAGTCATGGCCACTATCACTGATCCTGCCGCCATTCCAGAGGTAAGCAGCTATTGGTTATTCTTAGCGAGGTGCCCATTAGAGGGAAGTGAATTACTCTTCATATGAAAAGTGATAGTTTGGGCCAAAATTCAGCGATAAGAAGAACTCTGTCTCAGTGACTTAAGGGTGGTACAGAAAACAGATTTACAGACATCCAACAGATTTTTAACTCATAATCGGGCCAGGCACAGAGTTACTTCTTAAGGTGAGATCTGAACAGGCATGggttgaaaactgaaaatgctgCATACTGTGCacttaaaagaaacaaaggcGGCATAAGGGGATTGAGAGTAACAACTAGCTTTGAAtgcaaccaaaataaaaaaatgaactgaactgactGAAATATCCCTTTTAACTGGCATTTCTGCCATTCTTGTATTTATAACCCCCTTAAAAGATGCTTGTCAGAACTATCCAAGTGCTTGTGAGACCTGATCATTTCCACACTCTCTTCATATATAATGCTCCTTGTTAGATTATCTTTGTCATATCTAAAACTTCACCGTAAGCTTCATCTGAATTCTGAAACAACTACAGTGCAGTGTCATCTACAAATGGGATAAGCTAACGGCCCTTCTTCCAGGTTCTCCAGCTGTTGCTGTACGTGACAAAAAGTAAACGTGATAAGACAACCTTTAGGGTGAGTTCTGATACAGTCGTTATCGTGAAACCTTTTTGTCTGTCAGTCAGAACATCTCAAATCTGTAAATCATGTTAAGGGCAAACAAAATGTCCTGTGCTGTCTCCTTAAGTTGTTTTGGGTTACTCGTAGTGTCTTTGGAACTGGCATCACATGTGATGCTTTACATTTTGGCTTGGATTTTTAAAGATATAAGAAGGCACTGCAGATTTGCTCAAGGCAGTTATATAATGTCCACATATCTCATCCAGACCTGGAGCCCTTATCAGACTTTACAGAATGACATTttcaaacaagagaaaaaagaattaaagtCATTAGATATTTCTAATCTTGTCATGCTTCCAGCCTAATGATTTTCCTGTCGGTGTCAGGTCTCGTGTTAATTGTCTTTATCTTTTTCCAACCATAATGTCTTCTGTAAACTTTTAAAATAGCGACTGTACAAAATGTTCAGTCCCGGTAGTGCTATCCTCTGCACATCACAGCAAAGGTGGGACCAGGATTTATTTAACACCTTCCTTTctgtgcagaccagcctgtTATCAGCTCACTCTGCACGTGACGAAGCCGCGCGCCTGGAGGAGCGCAGGGGGGTGATTGAATTCCACGTCATTGGGAATTCCCTAAACCAGAAGCCCAATAAGAGGATCTTGATGTGGCTCGTTGGCCTTCAGAATGTGTTCTCCCATCAGCTTCCCGCATGCCCAAGGAGTACATCACACGGCTGGTGTTTGATCCGTGAGTGTAACTCTACCTCATCGTCACGCGTTAGGTCCGGAAGTGTTGCATAAGCACATTGTGACTTTaaaattcctctttttttcctggCAGGAAGCACAAGACACTTTCACTGATCAAGGACGGGAGAGTGATTGGAGGGATCTGCTTCCGGATGTTTCCATCGCAAGGCTTCACAGAGATCGTCTTTTGTGCCGTCACCTCCAACGAACAGGTCAAGGTGAGAGCGCTCCCTGCTTTATTTCTCAGCTTGGTGGGTGTTTATTATATCTGGGTGGCCGGTTCTAACCTTTACCTGGTTTGACTGTGTGGTTACAGGGTTATGGAACACATTTGATGAACCACCTGAAAGAATATCACATAAAGCATGAAATCCTCAATTTTCTCACTTATGCTGATGAATATGCCATTGGGTACTCAAGAAACAGGTAACATGGCTATTGAAGTATCCTAATTGTCCTGACTCTAGTTTGTAAACCAAATCTATTTTACATTATTGgcaaatataacagaaaaaaattaagtaataattaaaaaaaaaattagttatTAAACTATGGTGATTTCTGCTTCTTGGACTTgatcaaatataataaatacattttttaatgaaaacacatgagatgcatgctttcatttctttgtaacagCTTCAAGATAACAGATGATCTCCTCTTCCCTATCAGGGTTTCTCAAAAGACATCAAGGTACCCAAGTCCAAGTATGTGGGCTACATCAAGGATTATGAGGGAGCCACGCTCATGGGCTGTGAAACTCAACCCCAGCATCCCTACACAGAGTTCTCTGTCATCATCAAGAAGCAGAAAGAGGTATGTGAGTGaattttaaatgaactctgtAACATTTAATCTACATGTGTCTTTCTGTCCCTGCAACTAAGTATCTTTCTCATCCTTAAGATAATCAAGAAGCTGATTGAGAGGAAACAGGCTCAGATCAGAAAAGTCTATCCAGGGCTGTCCTGTTTTAAGGATGGAGTCCGGCAGATTCCCATTGAGAGCATTCCTGGCATACGTATGTTATTCACTTTTAGTGTTGGTAACCTTGCTTTTAAAAATAGCTTGCTATATTAAAAGATTACtgacattaaaatgtaatgGGTGATTTACAGCATTAAATACTGGTAAAATTAGAGCACCttcaccaaaaataaatatatgctGTGCAATTAACTTTTGGTTATATTGTTCACAGGACCTTACTGTACATCTACCTCTGAGTGTACTAACTTTACCTCATTCCCTACCAGTCAAGGACTAGGACCAGGATGTGTGAATGCATGATTAGTAatgatattcatttttttattgttttgtggcAACAAAGCAAACAGGAGAATATGTGGTTGGAAGGATGTAGCTTTCAGGTTTGAAAACTGATGCCCGGTACtttaaaacctgcattctttctaatgactaGCAGGGGGTGGATGCTGGTTGCAGAAAGAAGTTAGATTGTATAGAAGTTTATGGGAAAAATAATCCTAATTCTCCCAGAATCTGTGACTTCaagaaacactttcctgatacTTGGTGATCTCACTCGTGACTTAGTGAAGTCACTGCTGTATGGCTACTCCACATACATCTTTTAGGCTGCAGTTACACTAGAAAAACAGCGGTTAGAGACCACAGTGCACCCAAAATTATTGCAGTCAGCTTGCTATGTCCTTGTCTTTGAAGTGGCTGCTTGAAGCTGGGGACCAATCTGAGACCACTCTGTCAGTTGTCATCTTCATACTTTGGTGAATCAAGGTGgtgataaaatggcaataagaaagagtcagtctgctgtcagttttgATTGAACATGCAAGCTCTTTGAAATAAATTGCCCTATTAGATTTggaacagaaattcagaaatgcTTCCACAAGACAGCGATTAAACAGTGAAATGACATTAGGCACTCAGCAGGATTACTTTTATAGTTGAATTATTGGCAACCAGTTGGCATAGAGCCTGCTATTGCAAAGACATGTTTGcgcctgggcgcctcttgggtgaggtattcgggaggaggccccggggcagacccaggactcaCCAACCGTTTTTTGTGGTTGCATGAAGGTTTCTGACCTATTTCTGCTCTAGTGTGTCTGAGGCCTTCTGCAGACTGTTACTGGTTACAACAAAAAGTAATCTAATTACTCTACAGTTACTTTGTTGCACATTAATTCAGGCACTGCACGTAACAATGTAGCTCTTATATTCATAATGATCTTACCTTATTTGAGTGTAATAATAATACTTATACTAGTTTCTTACATCAACAGGTGAAACTGGCTGGAAGCCTGTGGGCAAAGGGTAAGTTGCTCCACCAACAACATGGTTACTGTATTCCCCATATTGGCAGGAATCATATCTTAGATCACTTTTGTCAGCAATGACACACTCAGACATTTCTCAGGCCTTCAGAAATGTGCTTGCAAAAATAGCACACATGGTCGTGTGGAAAGTTTAATATGTTTTCTGCCACTTCTCACAATTCAGGAAGGAACTGAAGGACCCCGATCAATTGTATAGCACCTTGAAAACCATCCTCCAACATGTGAAGGTAAGGGATAGACACATATAGTGTTCTCTAcatctgacacacacatacaaggaCACACGATTTTCTTAAcaagactgttttttttgtattttagagTCACCAGAATGCCTGGCCTTTCATGGAGCCTGTGAAGAAAACAGAAGCACCTGGGTACTACCAAGTCATACGCTTCCCCATGGGTATGTGTGCTAACGACCACAGCTGTCTTAAAGAGGAGGAGACGAGTTAAAGTTGAATTAACAATAGTAACTAATGAAagagaatgacacaaaacatgCCTGCCGGGTGAAAGAAGCATCCCCTGAAGGAAAGCTCTGCACTCTGTCAACCATGTTCTGTATGTCTCAGAATAATTATTTGTTTGCACTGGTCATTGCATACATGTACATATTTTTGCACATCAGCAAAAAGGCTTTTACTGTTACTATTCAGCTGGTATCAAaacatgaagtgtgtgtgtgtgtgtgtgtgttaaatgtaGATCTGGGTTTATCCATACTGCCATTCAGCCACTGAGAGGTCTCATGATTCAGATTCAcagatttcacatttttttcctcacagacCTCAAGACTATGAGCGAGCGTCTAAAGAGCCGGTACTACACCACACGCAGCTTTTTATGGCTGACATGCAGCGAATCTTCACAAACTGTCGTGAATACAACCCTCCAGAGAGCGAGTACTACAAGTGTGCCAACTTACTGGAGAAATTCTTCTACACTAAGATCAAAGAGGCAGGCCTAATCGAAAAGTAGATGAGAGGAAGACGTTTCTCTTTACCTTGACAAGGATGAGTGAGTCCTGAGACAAAGGACGAACATTTTAGGTATTACAAAAGACAAGCAAAGGACAGGACTACTGATTCTGGAACAGATGGGTTTCAGAAACATATCCTAATGTAAAAGGTGCAAACGGGTCTTGGATGAACACTCTTGTAATGTTTGATGCATGCTGGAACAGACCCTAAATAAGTAGCTTAGACTACCCTGAAAGATAGGTAATGAGGGAAGGCCTCATTTAAGAACTGCAAGACTGTTTCTATTTTCAAACAAAAGCAgtgttttttgtatttaccATGTGTCTCAGAGGCCCATGGAAAGAAAGGACAGCAGTAGTAGAACATATTAAGCAGGGCAGTTATTGTTTGTGTGCTGAAAGCACCATATAATGACAGCTGATCAGAGATTAACCACCCATCTTACTTAATCTTTGTTTTCATACTGCCTTTTCAGTGTCTGCCTCCTCCTCTCAGTTGACTCAGGTAGAGGTGTCATGAGAAATTGCCACGTGTGGTGGATTAGTGTTACATACGAGGAAGGGGACTGAGAGTCCACGTTTTCCTGTGTATAACTATTCTTGTGAGCACGTATGACATTAATGAGGTCAAAGTTTGTCTGTGAAGAGTTCATCCTGCCAAAAGAGGAATACATACTTTAAATTTGTACAGATTTTACTGAATTTGAAGCACTTATACCCCACTGTATAGTTTAAATGtgtatataaaacatatattttcTTCCCAgaactgaaaaaggaaaaaaaaaaaaagtcttgttttCATCATGCCACATAGGGCAGTTTTGATTATTGAAatgcacttttatttttccaagtatTAGTTAACACGAACGAGAGTATCTCCTTTCCTTCAGAATTTGTTTTGCATATAAATTACACTGTTGACTAAGGACTAATTTAATTATCTAGAGTATATTCTTATTTATGTGCTGTAATTTAGAAGAATTATACTTAAGACAAGGTcttaatttattatttcttatttttgtctgGCAGATGGAGATTGATAACTTTATACTTTGGAGATAAATGAAAAGATTGTGCAATACTATGtacttttactgttttgtaaaaAAGGTGTTTGTACTTTTCAatctttagaaaaaaataccTTTTGTAATGTCTGGAGAAATTATTTCATGCTCTTTCTACAGTTGGTTTTAATGACATAGTATTAGCCTATTTTATAGACTGAATAAAACAGAAGTGAGACTCATTTTGTGCCTGTGATTTTTCCAACACAAAGACTTCCTGGTCTTAATTGGgttcagctgcaaacacagacgAGCCTTTCAGGCCCAACAAAGGAAACCAGGCTGATGAGAACCATACTGTAAATGTTTGCATGCCAACGCTCATCTGCAATTACACAAGATTAAAATTAATGTCCAGACCCAATCGATTTGAGCCTAACCTGTGTTCAGATATTAGCCTGTCACAATGATATGTAATAACTCATATATGAAGCAGCAGAGAATATGAAGGAAAGTTTATTTTCATAGAgtagaagaaattaaaaaaaaaaaaagaacttgttAAAGATTTAATAATGAACAGAATTTGGAAAATGGCAAAATTAGGATTTTAGGAAAATGCTAGCACTACGTTTACCTAGAGCCAAAGAATAGAAATGGaagacaaagattaaaaaatacataaatttaaaaattatcaCAGTTGTTCATTATCACAAACATtgacagtgattaaaaaaaatgtcacgtCTACCTAAAAACACTTCAAAGTCAGCCAACACTGAAAGCTTAGAGGGTACAGATATGGCAGCATCTTTCAGCGACACCCAAAAAAAGGCTCGTTGTACTTCTCAAACGGCTGCTGTCCGCCCATTGAATTCCTTGGTTTTGCACAGACCTCCTGCCAGACTTCTGCTTGAACACTGGCGAGCAGAGGAACTGCACGTCTGTGAATTTGTCTCCTCGCCGAAGTTTTCTGTTGCAGTGTGAAGATAAATGTTGAGCTTTCTTGCagtaaccaaaaataaataaataaaatgcagtcaACCACATGCAGTAGGAGCAGCAATAGTATTATAGCTTACGCGTGCAGCGAGGGTTCCTTATAGTCAACCACCATGGTGCAGCGCCGCTTGCGAATGGGAACATGGTGGAGCATCGGTAGGCTGCGGGGGACAGATTGGTCACATCACACAGACTCAAGCCCCGCCCTGCTGTCGTTACACCAAGCCCACCTGCAGAAACGTGAAGGAAGACGTGAACGgcgagaaagaaaaaggaacaggAGCTGCGTGAATTCATACACCAGtgcaaaaaagtaatttaaaaaaaaggtaattcaGCCAACCCTTGTGCTCAAAGATGTTTGTGACAAAAAGACTTTTATCAGAAAGAGAATATTTTCACAGTGATAGTAACATGTAAAATGGACATGCAGTTTTGGGCTGAATCATGTAACTGCTTACGTTTCTTGCACGATTTGAGCCTCTGTGGAGTTGGGTGGGTAAATGAGGTGGAGCTTCAGAGGAGGAATCTCCAAATTGGACAGGACATTGTCTATTCTCATCATCTCAGCTTCAACCAGAGGGCTGACAGGAAGCAAACAGTCATTCTCCATTCCCTCCCCACGAGGCTCTGGAACACCAGAACGAAACATACACAAGTGATGAAATCAGCAAAAAAGAGACACACAGGCCAAAAATCTATTCAACGAGTTTGTAAGCAACTGTTTTAGGTCACATTACTAGCTTATATACTAACAGTAAGAAAAGTCATTAACAATATAAAGGGCAAAAGACTGAAAGAAAGTCGTCGCCCCTTTAAGAAGCTGCTTTACAATGTACATCAATGTACATCTGCTCCACATTTTCTTGGAGGTCTCTGTTATGTGAATGCTATTATACAATAATAGCATATACTGTTACGTAGTGAAGGCTTCTGCAATCATGACGGACGCTCCGATGTCTTTTCTGAACGgttaaagttcagtttttattaacgAGCAAGGAGCAACAGTTGAACAACAGAACAGATGATCGTATCCTAGCAACAACAAACATCAGCTGACAAGATAACGGCACAGACAAACCCGATCCTGTTAGTAACTCTTCAAAATAAGACTCTTCCTTCTTCAAAATAAATCATACTTGCCACTTAAAACATTTCACTTTACCTTGTGTAATTATGTACAATCATGTTAAATTCAGTGAAtattaataatcaaataaattatACTTAACAACACACACAAGTCACAACATATACAAAGTAGAATAGACTagactagaatagaatagaatgcatTTATTTGTCATACACATTGTACAGTGAGATTGGAAAGTAAATGCGTACcttgataattttcatgttcCATCTTTACAGGGTCAGGGCTGTTAGAGAAGCTAGAATCAGGTGACTGATTGAGGCGACTTGCTGTGTCTTCAGACCCTGTAGTCTTGGGACTTGCCACTTCATCTCTGAAGACTACAAAATAATACCAgacagtgtttcattttataaaaaaaacaaaaaaaaaacaaaagagattaactacaaattaaatatgaaactgaagttgagaataaaaaaaacaaacaaactgaaatgctCACCAGAGATCTCCCATTTTGGAGGGACGTTTCTGTCTGTTTGAATACGTTAGAGGGCCGGCCTCTACGAGTGGTGACGACCTTGGTCTTCTCAGGAGAAGGCAGCCTCCGTCTGGGCTTGTGAGGAACATAAAGGCTGTCTTCCGATTCAGAAGACGGTGACGAGGAGCTGGATTCACTCTGTTTGGAAATCATAGGTGAAGCTTCAGTCTGAGCCTGTCCCGTTTCTTGAGCTTCCTCACTTAAGGCTGGCTGATTGTCCTCTGCCTTGGCCCTGAAAGGCGTGACGTGGACGGTCTCTTCACAGTCAAAATCAAACGTGTCATTAAATCCCAGTGAACTGTTGAGTTTATTGCCCTGTGCTGGAGGTGCTGCTTTGGCCCGTGTGGCTGACCGGTCCCTACTCTTTGACCTAGCTCTGGGTTTGGTATTCTCCCATGGTTTCTTTAATGGGGCGCGTTCTGGTTTGCGGCCTCTCTCAGGATTTTGTAAAGCCTGTTCTGGTTTGGAGGACTGCTGCTGGGCCTGTTTCCTGCTGGGCTGTTGTCTGCTTTTTTTGGGCTGCAGTGGTTCAGGAGTAGAGTGCTGTAACTCCTCAGTGAAACCTGGGTCTGCCATCTCTGGTTGCTGTCCTTTTTGCAATTGATTTTGATTTTCACTGTCACTGTGAATAGGACTTGGGATCCAAGCCCCAAAGCCAGCATTTGGGCCTTCCTCACTCAGAATCCTCTGTTCTCGAAAACGCTCAGACCTCCTCCTatttttatctgtgcactgacGCCGCACCCCTACTGTAGATGGCAAGGTAAAGTGTTTCTCACACTGAAGATCCTCACTCTTTTTGGGGGGCTGAGGATCTATgaagaaaatcacaaaaataaaatttttttaataattataacaTCTtgattttcacagtttcactgtttTATGATTAAGATCAATTCTAATGTCAGGAGATGAAGACTAAGACATTGTCTGAAGTTGCTCTTATTCACCTGTAGCAGACAgatattcatacaagcacttctttctacagcAAGTGTGTTTTATCTAACAGACGGCTGCATCGaagagcaactcggggttcagtatcttacccaaggatactttggcatgcagactggagcagccagggacaGAACTACCAACCGTCTGATTAGTAGGtaacctgcccccccccccccccccccccccccccccccccgagctaGAACCACCCCTTAATATGTtggtgtattaaaaaaaatatatctgatCTGCAATATATCATGGATAATACCTGCACAAATCGGTGAAGTTTCACACAAGATGTGCTCATCCAGGTTCTTGCTCGTCCGCTTTCTTCTGTAAATTGATATGAAGCAAATCCCAAAAATTTCACTCAGCATAAAGGATATgaccatttcttttttaaagtgacAGTTA is a window encoding:
- the LOC115788265 gene encoding histone acetyltransferase KAT2B-like encodes the protein MADKRWIQQVRQPSEPRGLVPAAPGAGGHGGLRRRWRIRTYRREEKAQLRSSPRPKKLEKLGVLKEPVSAMAGKVRTPPPTPPQTSSSPTPSTSRSPVGAALTLWVIHVTHLENVSEEEMNRLLGIVLDVEYLYTCIHKEEDADTKQVYFSLFKLLRKSILQMGKPMLEAQESPPFEKPSIEQINYWQLETPSQRRQRVPNDDAAGYKVNYTRWLCYCNVPQFCDSLPRYETTQIFGRTLLRSVFTVMRKQLLEQARQEKDKLPPEKRTLILTHFPKFLSMLEEEVYSHSSPIWSQDFLAGAAGGQIPIHPVGEKRKPSEPLSHEENKRPRVVGDIPMDLINEVMATITDPAAIPETSLLSAHSARDEAARLEERRGVIEFHVIGNSLNQKPNKRILMWLVGLQNVFSHQLPACPRSTSHGWCLIRECNSTSSSRVRKHKTLSLIKDGRVIGGICFRMFPSQGFTEIVFCAVTSNEQVKGFSKDIKVPKSKYVGYIKDYEGATLMGCETQPQHPYTEFSVIIKKQKEIIKKLIERKQAQIRKVYPGLSCFKDGVRQIPIESIPGIRETGWKPVGKGKELKDPDQLYSTLKTILQHVKSHQNAWPFMEPVKKTEAPGYYQVIRFPMDYERASKEPVLHHTQLFMADMQRIFTNCREYNPPESEYYKCANLLEKFFYTKIKEAGLIEK
- the LOC115788507 gene encoding LOW QUALITY PROTEIN: shugoshin 1-like (The sequence of the model RefSeq protein was modified relative to this genomic sequence to represent the inferred CDS: inserted 5 bases in 5 codons); the protein is MAKERARKKSFQQSLEDIKERMKEKRNKRLASASAPSRGRSRMINKTSGTNSTHTILKGVQLNNKALAVALQAEKEKVRQANAVILQLKREQQALFLHLLLLKRKLKEQEALAASASETKPAADAQHHVNSVRRKRTSKNLDEHILCETSPICADPQPPKKSEDLQCEKHFTLPSTVGVRRQCTDKNRRRSERFREQRILSEEGPNAGFGAWIPSPIHSDSENQNQLQKGQQPEMADPGFTEELQHSTPEPLQPKKSRQQPSRKQAQQQSSKPEQALQNPERGRKPERAPLKKPWENTKPRARSKSRDRSATRAKAAPPAQGNKLNSSLGFNDTFDFDCEETVHVTPFRAKAEDNQPALSEEAQETGQAQTEASPMISKQSESSSSSPSSESEDSLYVPHKPRRRLPSPEKTKVVTTRRGRPSNVFKQTXNVPPKWEISVFRDEVASPKTTGSEDTASRLNQSPDSSFSNSPDPVKMEHENYQEPRGEGMENDCLLPVSPLVEAEMMRIDNVLSXFGDSSSEAPPHLXHPTPQRLKSCKKRGLGVTTAGRGLSLCDVTNLSPAAYRCSTXVPIRKRRCTMVVDYKEPSLHAKLRRGDKFTDVQFLCSPVFKQKSGRRSVXKPRNSMGGQQPFEKYNEPFFGCR